Genomic window (Candidatus Methylomirabilota bacterium):
CGGCCGCGCCGACGGCGGCGGCCGCCTCCTGGCCTTCGACATGGGCGGCACCACCGCCAAGCTCTCGCTCGTGGATGACGGCGAGCCGCTCACGGCCTACAGCTTCGAGGCGGCGCGCCAGAAGCGCTTCATGGAAGGCAGCGGCCTGCCCATCCGAATCTCAACGATCGAGCTGATCGAGATCGGCGCGGGCGGCGGCAGCATCGCCTCAGTGGACGAGATCGGGCTCCTCAAGGTCGGGCCGCGGAGCGCGGGCTCCCAGCCGGGTCCCGCCTCCTACGGCCTCGGCGGGACCGAGCCCACGGTGACCGACGCGGATTTCCTCCTCGGCTATCTCAACCCCGGCTACTTCGCCGGCGGCGAGGTCAGGGTGGATGTCGCGGCAGCGCGACAGGCGATCGAGAGGCTGGCCGGGATGCTTGGGCTCGAGCCGGTCAAGGTCGCGTGGGGCATACACGACATCGTCAACGAGAACATGGCCTCCGCCGCTCGCGTGCACATCGCCGAGCGCGGGCGGGACCCTCGCGACTACGCGCTCCTCTGCACCGGCGGCGCGGGGCCCGTCCACGCGCAGCAGGTTGCGCGGAAGCTCGGGATCTCGCGGGTGATCTGCCCGCCGTCCGCCGGCGTCGCCTCCGCGCTGGGCCTCCTCGTCGCGCCGGCGCGCGTCGACCGCGTGGCCACGGTCGGGGTTCGTCTCGACACGGGCAGCATCGCGTCGCTCGAAGCCGCGTTCAGTCGCCTCGAAGACGAAGCGCGGGCGGTCATGGCCGACACCGGTCTCAAGCTCGAGTCGGCGACCGTGAAGCGGCTGGCGGACGGCCGCTTCCTGGGCCAGGGCTTCGACCTGGTCGTCGAGCTGCCCGACGGCCCCTACGACGACGGCGCCGAAAGCCGCAAGAAGCTGACGGCGGCGTTCGAGTCGGCGTACCGGGAGAAATTCTCGCTGACACCGCCGGGCGTCCCCGTGGAGTTCCTGAATATCCGCGCGTCGGCGCGCGCGCCGGTGTCCGGCAGCGAGGTCGTGCTCCAGGGCAGGAAGGGCACGGGCGCCGCCGCCGCGCTCAAGGGGAAGCGACCCGCGTACTTCAGCGAGGCGGGGGGCTTCGTCGAGACGGCGGTCTTCGACCGCTACCGCCTTGGCGTCGGCGACGAGCTCGAAGGCCCCGCCGTCCTCGAAGAGGAAGGCTCGACGCTCGTCGTCGGCCCGGGCGCCACGGCGCGCGTGGCTCCGACCGGGAACGTCATCCTGACGCTGGGCGCGCCGTGAATCCACCGGCTACGCTCGAAACATCCCGGCTCCGGCTTCGCGCGCCGGTGGTTGAGGACGCCGCGGCAATCTTCGACGCGTATACGCAGGATGCGGCGGTCGCGCGGTACACCTCGTGGTCGCCGCACCGGAGCCTGGACGAGACGCGGAAATTTCTCGAGCAGTACTGCGAGGCGGGGCGGAAGGCGGGGACGGTGTTTTCCTGGCTCATCA
Coding sequences:
- a CDS encoding hydantoinase/oxoprolinase family protein; this encodes ASTTVANAYIKPLAHRYLALMAKRLDGLGIPAPLLLMLSSGGLTHVAEAQRTPVQMLESGPAAGALAGAFFGRADGGGRLLAFDMGGTTAKLSLVDDGEPLTAYSFEAARQKRFMEGSGLPIRISTIELIEIGAGGGSIASVDEIGLLKVGPRSAGSQPGPASYGLGGTEPTVTDADFLLGYLNPGYFAGGEVRVDVAAARQAIERLAGMLGLEPVKVAWGIHDIVNENMASAARVHIAERGRDPRDYALLCTGGAGPVHAQQVARKLGISRVICPPSAGVASALGLLVAPARVDRVATVGVRLDTGSIASLEAAFSRLEDEARAVMADTGLKLESATVKRLADGRFLGQGFDLVVELPDGPYDDGAESRKKLTAAFESAYREKFSLTPPGVPVEFLNIRASARAPVSGSEVVLQGRKGTGAAAALKGKRPAYFSEAGGFVETAVFDRYRLGVGDELEGPAVLEEEGSTLVVGPGATARVAPTGNVILTLGAP